The nucleotide sequence TGTAATACTAAAGCTTGTGCAGCGATGGTTCGGGTGCAGAGTAAAGCCGCTTTATCTGACGCTGCTCCTGCGTCTTTATCTCTTGTTGAGGTGTAGCTGAGAAAAGCCGAGGCCGCGCTGCTCCACGTTGGCCGTCTTTGATCTCTTGTTTAACAACAAAGAGTATTTTCCCTAAAACACGCTCAGTCAAAAGAACATCGTCTTTTTCCATAAATGAAGCATTCGCAAAGGCAGTTTgacaggttcttttttttttaattacttctcCTTGTGGAAAACTACACTGGCACTGGACAATAAACGCCTTCCAGCACTGCCAGTGATTAGAATAACTTTTGCTGAGAGTATAATGGAGACACTTTGATTCTCTTGGCAGCTCGTTTCCGACATGACAGCGAAGGAGATTTATTGAAGGCTGCCTCCACTCACTCAGGATCTGAGTGGAGATGAGCTGTGAGGCTCGCTGAGGGCGGAGAGGTTAATGAGCGCAGATCCACGCTGCTCAATGTGAGCTCCGGCGAGAAAGTGAATTACACGCCGAGAGATGGCACGTCAGACACTCGACGTGTTCCAGCGATGAGTGactgcagagctgtggacccGGACCGAATTCCCTCTGAGAATAACAGAAAATACTAAAACGTCATATGTCATACATCCACTCCCTAATATTCATACTTGTAGATCATTCAGGATCTTTAGCATACATAAAAATTCACCAATATCGAGACACTCGCAACCAAAAGTGTTGACTCtgcctgcttcctctgcaggttcTGACCATCCTGCAGGAGGTGTTTCCTGCTGTGAAGGCCGCTGAGATGGCCGTGAAGTTCCGGCCTCTGTGGTGGGAGGGCTGGCAGACTCTGGGCCGGGCGCAGCTCAACCTGGGAGAGGTGGACCTGGTGAGTCTGGctgccgtccgtccgtccatcatccatccatccatccgtccgtccatccatccatccatccatgacaaaaaaacaaatcaaataatGCATTTTAGATTTTAATCAAGTGGCACGTCGACAGTGAACCTATGTGAATAGCTTTAAACTCAAATTCATGAATGGTTCCCAAACCCAGAAGTGCATTTTCTGAATTccattttctgcatttaaaaaataaaactcatcatTGTTGGCAGTGGAGCCATAAACGATGAAAAATTTGTGGACAAGTGCTTGATCGAAAGTTTTACTTATAAATAAAAGCTTTTGGAATGTGAAAaaacaggtagaacatgcaaacttagTCCTTTTATGcaacaacacatgaaaacatattgggttttttttttttttttacagaaagtTTCCGTGTTTGCACATAAACACTGACAATGATATATTTAGCATGTCAGGCTACAAGTTGATGCTGTTGGTTTTcaaaaaacttgcattttcagtggctctgagcaccgttgtcatttCAACAACACCCAAAAGACAATTTAAAGATTTTCCTTTCTGCTAGAAAACGTTGCACAGCCTTAAAACCTGcaaaatccaaaccaaattaAGACAAAGACAATGACAAAGACCGGAAAATCACAAGAgctgcaaacaaacaataaaatgttgaaGCAATTTGCAGTGACTGCAGCTAAATGCTTCACTGGTGTCACTTGGTGTCCGCGAGCGCGCTGATTGGTCGACACGGTTTCCCATTCAGCCACCGGTGAACTTCGCTTTAAAGTTCACTCGTGTTTGATTTATATCCCGATGAACTTGGCCTGTTTACGTAGGTGCTTATAAATCATCTCGGCCTTTGAAGAGCCGTACGGATACTCGGTGTATTTGTGTTTACTACTTTTTGTGAACTCCCTACCTCTGAGACAAAACGCGTCTTTCAAAGCACGCCCAGCCGCCTGCGGCTCGGACGATTGCCTTAAATTGCCCCCAGAACACGCCGGGACCTGTGTGGGCGTAGCAAAGCCTGCGGATCGCAGTTGCACAGTTCGTCGCAGCCCCCCCAACAACACTTTCAGCACCAAACAAACATGGCCGAACGCAGAAACCCGTCTGCCGTTGTCACCCATGCGAGCCCCGAAGCTTAAAGACCTGTCCTGTGGCACCGATCACAACAAAGGGAAGTGTTGAAAGTCGCTGGAGCGCAAACTTAACCAAATATAGACACACCTCTTGGGACGgatcgagaaaaaaaaaaaaaaaaaaaaagagtacatCTATTTATAGCCGGACCTGTTGGGTCGAGTTGTTAAGTGTTATTTGCACCGACTTGTTCGAGTGGAGCCTGTTTGTGCGAACGTGAATCCAGTGATTCCCCATTTTTGCTGCATGTTTTTGCTCCTGCCCGtctttaatttctttaattttcattcCTCTCTGTCTCATTGGACAGAAATGGAAACCACCCATATAAACTCTCGGATAGCCTAACCTTTTCTcgtctcctcttctttcttctttttggttttgttttcagcgTATTGGAATCCGCCTCAGCTTGACAACTCTGTCACAATTCATCATCTTGTGTCAACATTTGGTTTGTTTAGCCAGGATTTTCTCTTGTGACATGCCATTTGTTGAGCCGttcctttaaaaataaagagctGATGAGGTTCGAGTCTGTTGAAGACGAAACTCGATCGGCCTTTTTTCTGCACAGATGGTTTATTTGTCAGTAATCCAGTCCGGTCACCTTGCCGCCGTCTTTGACAAGAGCGAGCAGATTTGCACTTTGTCAGTTTATCTTTAACGTTTTCTCTCAAGGTCCAACCTTTATCGGTTTAAACAGTCACATTCTTCAGTTAATCTTTCCGACGTGTCAATAATTCACCCTTTTGCTGCTCCTAGGAGCTCTTGTATATGGATCAAGAGAAAAACTGAGCCTGCATTTCAGTGTTTAGATCAGGGTTTGGACCGAAAGGCTCGGGGGACATCTGTAAACTCCATAATAACCAGCGGCCTCGCATGAgtcaaaattgaaaaataagCCAGAATCAAAGCAGCCGGAGGTAATCCAAACACCAGAATCACGTTTTTAATCATCTCAACGTCTTTCGTCAGACTTACCAAAAGTCCTGCGGAGGCTCACAAGAGGTTATGCAGCTGTTGAATCACACTGCAGAGTTTTCTGGAATATTCTCAGCATATTTCCCCCGGTCCGCGGCGGCTGCGCCTATTTTCACCAGCCGGCAGTCGTCAACGGGTCAGATCTTACGACCGCCATCTGATCGCAGTAAAGATCGCACGAGGCCGTTTGTACTTCTGCTCAGTGGGCCTATAACTTTCAGTCCGACGCGCGAGTGCACATTCAGCGGGAAGATATTGATCTCCTTATAATGAAAGAGATCAGTCAGGCTTGGAGATCGCTCTGGTGTCGCTCGCTGACGTGGTGATAATGCAGCCATGTGTTGGGCGTTTGTACCGATGGCGGTTTAACGACTCTGTAATGTGAGGATTACGGGACGCCGGCAGACGGGATCGCATCACGTCGGGCTTTCTGCTCCGTGTTTGAAGATGATAAACTTCTCATCAGCGCTCTTTCGTTTTTCCAATCTGACGGAATTCTTTCTGATCGAGAGATTTGTTTTcgccctgtttacatggaggCTGACTGAAGCCGCCAGGCGTGCTGGTTTAATCGCTGCGAGAGCAGTCGAGGGATTCGGTGAAGTGGATCAGTGTTGAAGATGGACGGGTTATTTCTGCAAACTTTACAGCCGTCAAGTTCTTTCACTATTCTAAAAACTTCCAATATGCTCTAGAGCAGTTTTGACCACAGGTCATGATCGGGGTCACGCCACCTCTTCCCAACCCGACCGTCCGTTCCTTTGGATCGGGCCAAATCAATCAGACAGACGTGTTTCCATGATCGTCGGATCGGGGCGTTGATCAGAGTAGTTTCGGTTCGCGTGACAGCGGTGAGTGAGCGGTTCGGTCCTGAGCTCATGTCGGCTCTGTCCCCGCAGGCCGTGCGGTCCTTCCAGGTCGCCATCCACCTCTGCCCGTCAGAGCGAACCCTGTGGCAGGAGGACCTGCGGTgggcctggaggctgcagaggcagcagtcGGCGACCAAGGAGAAGATCCGGCAAGAGGAGGAGACCAAGAGGCAGATCGATAACGCCCCCGAGCTCAGCCGGGACTACGATGACTTCGAGTCGGACGAGGTGCTGGCCGCCTGCGTGGCGGTCGCCGAGCGGCAGACGCGCTACGAGGAGATGAGGAGGACCGCCGTGATCGTCGACGCCGAGGGGAACGTAGTGACTGAGGCGGAGGGGTCGGGAGACGCAGCGGCGCCCGCCAAGGAGCAGTTCGTCAAAGCAAGAGGCCTTTAAACCGGACTCGTGGAGGCCTGAGTGCTTAAAACCCTCCGatcagaggaaagagagaacTTCTGCCCTGCTCGGTGTGTCGGGGATTAAAGGACGTTTGActtgtgttgttgtttaaatgttttatctCTTTGCTGTTTGTGATAAATGAGCATGTTGAGGTTTTCTCTTTTCCAGACCAGTCGTCACTCCTCTGCTTCTCCAGTCGGACTCGAGTTCCTGCTCGGAGAATGGCTTTCAGCCGGTGGCTTACGGACGCTTTTGATACGTCAGGGACACTTGGATGAATCATCTGGAGCACAATTAAACTCCCACTCTTTAAATTCTTATGAAAATAAAAGGacctcacacagcagctgcttgtgGGATTGTAGAGACTCGGTCGAGTCTTATGTAACAAAAATAATATAAGAAGAATAAAAGTTAATTTCGAAAAATTCGATCATCAATCATCAGGTTTTGACGTGAATCATGTTTCTGCTGGGAGAAAGCAGGAACGCTCAGTAAATACTGTACATTTGACAAATAAACTTGGTTTAAAGTTTCTGTTTCGTGTTTCCTGCTGATTGTGTTTGATTTTCGCTCTAATAGGAATCCATTGTTAACTGGGTTTGAAAGGTCGCGACCCTTGCCGACGATAGCCTTTGTTCTGCCTCTTCCCGCTGCGATGCTTTGAAGCGTCGCAGCGCCGCCAGCGTCACCTTTGCGTGACCTCTGCTCCACTTCTTCAAACTGCTCCGAGCCTCACAGGTACAACGTGAAGGAAGTCGTGACAAAATGGAAAATAGAGCAGGTGCATTCTGCACAGGCTCGTCTGTCTGTGTCAAAATCACAAGACAAAGAAATTCCTGTCGTCCGTCTCTCACcttgtttaataaaaataaacaatttgcTTCAGCAGCACCAGGACTGTCAAGTCAAAAATTAACAACCGCATCATGGACTGCTtgactcaacacacacacacacacacacacacactcagtgggAGTGTGATCGTGTTTAGTAGATCATTAAAGTTTCGTGTGATATCatgttcaggtttttttctgttaataCAGAACATCATGTTCAGTTCAGGTTTATAACGGtcttctcaggaaaaaaaaaaactgctggacTAGAAACTCTTCACAGCATGAAACCAGTTAGTTTGTGACACGAAGCAACAACAGAAaggttttaacatttttaatttttgaaaatgtttcactgtTAAGTAAAAGCATTCACATTggaacaaaacattaaaaaataggACTTAATTTGGCAAATGAAAACCACAGCACACAGTggaaaagaagttttttttctctaaacaaataaaaaaa is from Salarias fasciatus chromosome 7 unlocalized genomic scaffold, fSalaFa1.1 super_scaffold_4, whole genome shotgun sequence and encodes:
- the ttc33 gene encoding tetratricopeptide repeat protein 33 isoform X1, whose amino-acid sequence is MLRSCSPQDGKKFICEMMASFGWKRKAGEKVSKSVVQKFEAEEDKAAQDPGDEEVDWVHAVKRRRELLLEDCATRSKRLKDEGAALAEQGRHWEALKKWDEAIQMTPDDPVLYEMKSQVLTILQEVFPAVKAAEMAVKFRPLWWEGWQTLGRAQLNLGEVDLAVRSFQVAIHLCPSERTLWQEDLRWAWRLQRQQSATKEKIRQEEETKRQIDNAPELSRDYDDFESDEVLAACVAVAERQTRYEEMRRTAVIVDAEGNVVTEAEGSGDAAAPAKEQFVKARGL
- the ttc33 gene encoding tetratricopeptide repeat protein 33 isoform X2, producing the protein MASFGWKRKAGEKVSKSVVQKFEAEEDKAAQDPGDEEVDWVHAVKRRRELLLEDCATRSKRLKDEGAALAEQGRHWEALKKWDEAIQMTPDDPVLYEMKSQVLTILQEVFPAVKAAEMAVKFRPLWWEGWQTLGRAQLNLGEVDLAVRSFQVAIHLCPSERTLWQEDLRWAWRLQRQQSATKEKIRQEEETKRQIDNAPELSRDYDDFESDEVLAACVAVAERQTRYEEMRRTAVIVDAEGNVVTEAEGSGDAAAPAKEQFVKARGL